A genomic stretch from Solibacillus isronensis includes:
- a CDS encoding M20 metallopeptidase family protein yields MLDKWHEDVEDVYDQMVAWRRHLHENPELPFQEVQTARMVGDILAGYGIEVQRNVGVHGVVGILKGGNPGPTIALRADMDALPIQQENDVPYKSQVPNVMHACGHDAHTATLLGVAKILSKYQDQLHGTVKFLFQPAEEQFPGGAIQMIEEGVLEGVDVIFGNHLLSSVLLGNFTVPKGSATASSDYVNIKIVGKGGHSSAPHTAVNPIVIGAQIVNQVHMLLSQKVDPVQPVVAAITMFNSGVAINVIPEEAIIAGTVRTFNQEQRDNVKTILTHILNNVTVTYGATYELEYTRGYPPLVNTDKEAEIVRDLLNNIDQLNVIEIPPIMASEDFAYYIQQVPGVYFYTGSATEDLNTQFPHHHPKFNIDEQAMKNSAKGFLSIVHYYLVPEDA; encoded by the coding sequence GTGCTTGACAAGTGGCATGAAGATGTTGAGGATGTGTACGATCAAATGGTTGCTTGGAGAAGACATTTGCATGAGAATCCTGAACTGCCATTTCAAGAGGTGCAAACGGCTAGAATGGTCGGCGATATTTTAGCCGGATATGGAATTGAAGTTCAACGGAATGTAGGCGTGCATGGTGTAGTCGGTATTTTAAAAGGAGGAAATCCAGGGCCAACCATTGCACTAAGAGCTGATATGGATGCATTGCCAATTCAACAAGAAAATGACGTCCCCTATAAATCTCAAGTCCCGAATGTTATGCATGCATGTGGTCACGATGCACATACCGCAACATTGTTAGGGGTAGCAAAAATATTAAGCAAATACCAAGATCAATTACATGGAACGGTTAAATTCTTATTCCAACCTGCTGAAGAACAATTTCCAGGAGGAGCCATTCAAATGATAGAAGAAGGTGTGCTGGAAGGAGTAGATGTAATCTTCGGCAATCATTTACTTTCTTCTGTTCTATTAGGGAACTTTACAGTACCAAAAGGGAGTGCAACAGCTTCCAGCGATTATGTAAACATTAAAATAGTCGGTAAAGGTGGGCATTCTTCTGCTCCCCATACTGCAGTCAATCCAATTGTAATAGGCGCACAAATAGTCAATCAAGTTCATATGTTGTTAAGCCAAAAAGTTGATCCGGTACAACCGGTAGTGGCGGCAATCACTATGTTCAATTCCGGTGTAGCAATAAATGTCATCCCCGAAGAAGCTATAATTGCGGGCACGGTCCGTACATTTAACCAGGAACAAAGGGATAATGTCAAAACGATATTAACGCATATCCTCAATAATGTTACAGTAACTTACGGTGCCACCTATGAGCTGGAATATACGAGAGGGTATCCGCCATTAGTAAATACCGATAAAGAAGCAGAAATTGTGAGAGACTTGCTAAATAATATCGATCAATTAAATGTAATTGAAATACCTCCTATTATGGCAAGTGAAGACTTTGCCTATTATATCCAACAAGTTCCGGGAGTATATTTTTATACCGGTTCAGCTACAGAAGACCTCAATACTCAATTTCCACATCATCATCCAAAATTTAATATCGATGAACAGGCAATGAAAAATTCCGCGAAGGGGTTTCTGAGTATCGTACATTATTACTTAGTTCCAGAGGATGCCTAA